Genomic DNA from Sphingobium sp. WTD-1:
GCCCGAACAGGCGGCCAGCAGGCCGAGCATGGCGAGGGGCATGATATGACGCATTGTCGCATTCTCCTTGTCAGGTGAGAACGCGGGGATGCGCGGGAGTTTCCGTCAAGCGTAGCGAGCAGCGGTCTCGCGGATCAGGGCGATCATGTTGGGAATGCCCTGGGTGCGGTTGGAGCTGAGCTGGTTCTTGAGGTCGAAGGGGGCCAGCGCACCCTCGATATCGGTCGCGCCGATCTGTGCCGGGGCGCGGTCCTGCACGGTCAGCAGCACCAGCGCGATGATCCCCTTGGTGATGGCGGCATTGCTGTCGGCAAGGAAATGGAGCCGGCCATCATCGAGCACCGTGGGATAGACCCAAACCGCCGCCGAACAGCCCCGCACCAGCGTCATATCGGTCTTGAGCGCGTCGGGCATATCCTCCAGCCCCCGGCCCAGATCGATCAACAGGCGATAGCGATCATCGGCGTCGAGAAATTCATATTCTTCCTGGAGGTCGGCCAGAACGGGCATCGGGGCGGGCTGATCGGTCATGCCGCCCATATAGGGGGAAAAGCGGTGCGGGAAAGCCCGAAACCGGTCCCCAAGCGGAGGGAATCGGCTTCGCCTCTGGCTCAGCCTGGCCCTTCGACTTCGCTCAGCGCGAACGGAGAAGGGCCGTTACAGATCGACGCCGGCGGCGATGGCTTCGAGCTTGCGGATGCGTTCCTTGAGGTCGGCGACCTCGATCCGGGCGGCGGCCGAGGGCGGTGCGGCTTCCTCGCTGCGGCGGCTCAGTTCCGCCCGCTTGAGGTCGAGCCAGCCATTCCAGCCGCGCAGCGACGCGAAGGCGACGATGGTGAGGCCGGCGAGGCCGGCGGTGGCCATGGTGAGGTAGAAGAGG
This window encodes:
- a CDS encoding SufE family protein, with amino-acid sequence MGGMTDQPAPMPVLADLQEEYEFLDADDRYRLLIDLGRGLEDMPDALKTDMTLVRGCSAAVWVYPTVLDDGRLHFLADSNAAITKGIIALVLLTVQDRAPAQIGATDIEGALAPFDLKNQLSSNRTQGIPNMIALIRETAARYA